One region of Schistocerca gregaria isolate iqSchGreg1 chromosome 7, iqSchGreg1.2, whole genome shotgun sequence genomic DNA includes:
- the LOC126282182 gene encoding transmembrane 7 superfamily member 3-like isoform X2: protein MSYLMLIQCMKSKRNSLLILSVLFCSVFLPVSVQTVDINTFVEDGDTINLSLLNYNILASPGAIVDQFIDIAPSSIIAVNVTHIPSDGGFVLLQTHAYQYEIALSYNKVLTPHTYVNGSNIGLIREIKGQPPAQFFVHNTNPVRNITVMVAAQAYSDEAPIPGGCNMEFSVEIAPYLRITETEAVIIVDSQPPGVSTLPSSCEFSPPSEVLMYHMYLPEMDFSRETYFRALRAMMTVQGIKDHGLLIEPSLIGSSLRRTYNAYRGTGTVYGAIATSGFSGSAYVPAITYGCSGEIAIDSCEVLHTVFSKVLCATAFFLGIFQCFFGHRFFRTGLFLAGFLSGGIVTYIILTLQNSLSTPVLETVSVILGMLFGIVWLLLWRCCGVPLISILLPSMTFGFLIASTSMYATLADIPVLRSDTNFWAAFVCIMLLVVLVVLLCPPLMSKSNIISCAVLGAYATIIPIDYYIGSNLKYVLVNTIRRATVSGYNAAVINPPFQFRDIILVAVWISLTVLGSCAQIWQQKGKPPFPPPPYRSRYGRQIDRTLSSQTPLMIDARIPYGTVPETPASAEQRFTFLPKMPRISLPIGKL, encoded by the exons ATGTCGTATTTAATGTTGATTCAGTGTATGAAGTCCAAGCGCAATTCCTTGCTCATCCTTTCGGTACTGTTTTGTTCAGTGTTTTTGCCGGTTAGCGTTCAAACAGTAGATATTAATACATTTGTAGAAG ATGGTGACACGATCAATCTCTCTCTTCTTAACTACAACATCCTTGCTTCACCTGGAGCGATAGTAGATCAGTTTATAGACATTGCACCGTCCAGTATCATAGCAGTAAATGTCACACACATTCCGTCTGATGGTGGATTTGTATTATTGCAAACACACGCATACCAGTATGAGATTGCTCTGTCGTACAATAAGGTTCTTACACCCCATACGTATGTGAATGGAAGCAATATTGGCTTGATACGAGAAATAAAAGGACAACCGCCTGCACAGTTCTTTGTTCATAACACAAATCCTGTGAGAAACATTACTGTTATGGTAGCAGCACAGGCGTACAGCGATGAAG cacCAATACCTGGAGGATGTAACATGGAGTTCAGTGTAGAGATTGCACCGTATCTGAGAATAACAGAGACAGAGGCAGTTATTATTGTGGACAGCCAGCCACCAGGAGTGTCAACCCTGCCTAGCAGTTGTGAATTTTCACCTCCATCTGAAGTATTGATGTACCATATGTATCTACCAGAAATGGATTTTTCAAGAGAGACATACTTCAGAGCACTGAGAGCCATGATGACAGTGCAAGGTATAAAGGATCATGGACTGCTG ATTGAGCCAAGTTTAATTGGCTCCTCGTTGAGACGGACTTACAATGCATATCGTGGAACTGGAACAGTATATGGGGCAATTGCTACATCAGGTTTCTCAGGTTCTGCTTATGTTCCTGCTATTACATATGGATGTAGTGGTGAAATAGCAATTGACTCGTGTGAAGTATTAC aTACGGTGTTTTCAAAAGTTCTGTGTGCTACAGCTTTCTTTCTGGGTATCTTCCAATGCTTTTTTGGGCACAGGTTTTTTAGAACAGGATTGTTTCTGGCAGGGTTTTTATCTGGTGGAATTGTGACCTACATAATTTTAACACTCCAAAATTCACTCAGTACGCCAG ttttagagACAGTTTCTGTGATATTGGGCATGCTATTtggaatagtgtggctgttgttgtGGCGTTGCTGTGGTGTACCTTTGATATCAATACTTTTACCTTCCATGACTTTTGGATTTTTAATTGCATCTACCTCAATGTATGCAACACTGG CTGACATCCCTGTGTTGAGGAGTGATACAAATTTCTGGGCTGCATTTGTGTGTATAATGTTGCTAGTCGTACTTGTGGTACTTCTCTGCCCACCACTAATGAGCAAGAGTAACATTATCAGTTGTGCAGTACTAGGTGCATATGCCACTATAATTCCCATTGATTATTACATAGGCTCAAATCTAAAATATGTATTGGTGAACACGATAAGGAGAGCAACAGTTAGTGGCTATAATGCTGCTGTTATTAATCCTCCATTCCAGTTTCGAG ATATCATTCTTGTTGCGGTGTGGATTTCCTTGACAGTGCTTGGCAGTTGTGCACAGATATGGCAACAGAAAGGAAAACCACCATTCCCACCACCACCATACAGATCTCGTTATGGAAGACAAATAGATAGAACACTTTCTAGCCAGACTCCGCTTATGATAGATGCTCGTATCCCGTATGGTACTGTACCAGAAACCCCAGCCTCTGCAGAGCAACGCTTCACATTTTTGCCAAAAATGCCTCGCATCTCTCTGCCTATTGGGAAACTGTGA
- the LOC126282182 gene encoding transmembrane 7 superfamily member 3-like isoform X1: MSYLMLIQCMKSKRNSLLILSVLFCSVFLPVSVQTVDINTFVEDGDTINLSLLNYNILASPGAIVDQFIDIAPSSIIAVNVTHIPSDGGFVLLQTHAYQYEIALSYNKVLTPHTYVNGSNIGLIREIKGQPPAQFFVHNTNPVRNITVMVAAQAYSDEAPIPGGCNMEFSVEIAPYLRITETEAVIIVDSQPPGVSTLPSSCEFSPPSEVLMYHMYLPEMDFSRETYFRALRAMMTVQGIKDHGLLIEPSLIGSSLRRTYNAYRGTGTVYGAIATSGFSGSAYVPAITYGCSGEIAIDSCEVLHTVFSKVLCATAFFLGIFQCFFGHRFFRTGLFLAGFLSGGIVTYIILTLQNSLSTPVLETVSVILGMLFGIVWLLLWRCCGVPLISILLPSMTFGFLIASTSMYATLGKITTSVFVNYYVVESFRCSYELLFTADIPVLRSDTNFWAAFVCIMLLVVLVVLLCPPLMSKSNIISCAVLGAYATIIPIDYYIGSNLKYVLVNTIRRATVSGYNAAVINPPFQFRDIILVAVWISLTVLGSCAQIWQQKGKPPFPPPPYRSRYGRQIDRTLSSQTPLMIDARIPYGTVPETPASAEQRFTFLPKMPRISLPIGKL; this comes from the exons ATGTCGTATTTAATGTTGATTCAGTGTATGAAGTCCAAGCGCAATTCCTTGCTCATCCTTTCGGTACTGTTTTGTTCAGTGTTTTTGCCGGTTAGCGTTCAAACAGTAGATATTAATACATTTGTAGAAG ATGGTGACACGATCAATCTCTCTCTTCTTAACTACAACATCCTTGCTTCACCTGGAGCGATAGTAGATCAGTTTATAGACATTGCACCGTCCAGTATCATAGCAGTAAATGTCACACACATTCCGTCTGATGGTGGATTTGTATTATTGCAAACACACGCATACCAGTATGAGATTGCTCTGTCGTACAATAAGGTTCTTACACCCCATACGTATGTGAATGGAAGCAATATTGGCTTGATACGAGAAATAAAAGGACAACCGCCTGCACAGTTCTTTGTTCATAACACAAATCCTGTGAGAAACATTACTGTTATGGTAGCAGCACAGGCGTACAGCGATGAAG cacCAATACCTGGAGGATGTAACATGGAGTTCAGTGTAGAGATTGCACCGTATCTGAGAATAACAGAGACAGAGGCAGTTATTATTGTGGACAGCCAGCCACCAGGAGTGTCAACCCTGCCTAGCAGTTGTGAATTTTCACCTCCATCTGAAGTATTGATGTACCATATGTATCTACCAGAAATGGATTTTTCAAGAGAGACATACTTCAGAGCACTGAGAGCCATGATGACAGTGCAAGGTATAAAGGATCATGGACTGCTG ATTGAGCCAAGTTTAATTGGCTCCTCGTTGAGACGGACTTACAATGCATATCGTGGAACTGGAACAGTATATGGGGCAATTGCTACATCAGGTTTCTCAGGTTCTGCTTATGTTCCTGCTATTACATATGGATGTAGTGGTGAAATAGCAATTGACTCGTGTGAAGTATTAC aTACGGTGTTTTCAAAAGTTCTGTGTGCTACAGCTTTCTTTCTGGGTATCTTCCAATGCTTTTTTGGGCACAGGTTTTTTAGAACAGGATTGTTTCTGGCAGGGTTTTTATCTGGTGGAATTGTGACCTACATAATTTTAACACTCCAAAATTCACTCAGTACGCCAG ttttagagACAGTTTCTGTGATATTGGGCATGCTATTtggaatagtgtggctgttgttgtGGCGTTGCTGTGGTGTACCTTTGATATCAATACTTTTACCTTCCATGACTTTTGGATTTTTAATTGCATCTACCTCAATGTATGCAACACTGGGTAAGATCACAACCTCAGTGTTTGTGAATTATTATGTTGTGGAAAGCTTCAGATGTTCTTATGAATTGTTATTTACAGCTGACATCCCTGTGTTGAGGAGTGATACAAATTTCTGGGCTGCATTTGTGTGTATAATGTTGCTAGTCGTACTTGTGGTACTTCTCTGCCCACCACTAATGAGCAAGAGTAACATTATCAGTTGTGCAGTACTAGGTGCATATGCCACTATAATTCCCATTGATTATTACATAGGCTCAAATCTAAAATATGTATTGGTGAACACGATAAGGAGAGCAACAGTTAGTGGCTATAATGCTGCTGTTATTAATCCTCCATTCCAGTTTCGAG ATATCATTCTTGTTGCGGTGTGGATTTCCTTGACAGTGCTTGGCAGTTGTGCACAGATATGGCAACAGAAAGGAAAACCACCATTCCCACCACCACCATACAGATCTCGTTATGGAAGACAAATAGATAGAACACTTTCTAGCCAGACTCCGCTTATGATAGATGCTCGTATCCCGTATGGTACTGTACCAGAAACCCCAGCCTCTGCAGAGCAACGCTTCACATTTTTGCCAAAAATGCCTCGCATCTCTCTGCCTATTGGGAAACTGTGA